GCGTCTACAGAATCAATCTTACGAGCTATGGTGTAAAAGGTACATTCCATGCATTTCCATTCTCATCTTTGCCTAATCTTAAAGAATTGGACCTTTGCATCAATGGGCTTTTCGGCACGATCCCACCTCAAATCAATCAACTCTCTAATCTCACTTACCTTGATTTGTCATATAATCAGTTGTATGGTATAATCCCACCTCAAATTGGTCAGCTTATTCATCTCAGGACCCTTCACCTTATTCAGAACCTATTGAATAGCTCCATTCCTGAGGAAATAGGTCAGCTAAAGTCCCTCGAAGAGCTTTCCTTGCAAAACAACTATCTAAATGGTTCCATCCCTTCTTCTTTGGGTAACTTGGCCAACCTGACCTATTTGTATATGTTAAATAATTCCCTTTCTGGTAACATCCCTTCAGAAATAGGAAATCTTAGCAGTTTGCAGGAACTTTATATTGACATCAACCAACTCACAGGTTCCATCCCTTCCACTTTTAGAAACCTAAAACACTTGAGATTGCTCAACTTGTCCACTAACAGTCTTTCAGGATCCATCCCTTCTGAATTTGGGCATATGGAATCCCTGAATGAATTAGCACTTTTTAAAAACAATCTATCAGGTTTCATCCCACCCTCACTCGGAAACTTGACTGATCTGACCATTCTCCAACTGTATGAAAATAAACTTTTTGGCCCCATTCCTGAAGAGTTAGGGAACTTGAAATTATTGGTTTTCCTAGAGATGAGTCAAAACCAACTCAATGGTTCTATTCCATCTTCATTTGCTAATTTGAGCAACTTGGAAAGTTTGTTCCTCCGAGACAACCAACTTTCCGGTCCCATACCTCAAGAAATAGGAAACTTCATGAAAATGTGGATGTTGGAACTCGATGGAAACCAGTTCACTGGGCAGCTGCCACAAAACATTTGCAGAGGTGGAACACTGGAATATTTCATAGCCAATGATAACCATTTCAGAGGACCAATACCCAAAGACTTGAAAAACTGCAGCAGCCTAAAAAGAGTGCGCCTGGAAAGAAATAGACTGACTGGAAACATATCAGAAGATTTCGGAGTCTATCCAAGCTTGAAATTTATAAGCCTTAGTGACAATGACTTTTATGGTGAAATTTCACCTCAGTGGGCGTCGTGCAATAATTTGAGCAGCCTACAGATTGCCCGGAACAACATCACTGGCAGAATACCACCTGAGCTTGGAAACTCAGCTCAGCTTCAGGCTCTTGATCTTTCTTCAAATCATTTAGTTGGGGAGATTCCTAAGGAACTGACAAAATTGACATCTTTAACAAGGCTTATTTTGTCAGGGAATCAACTCTCTGGTGGTATACCAGTGGAAGTTGGATCTTTTTCCCAACTCGAGTATCTTGATTTGTCGGCAAACAGATTGAGTCAGTCCATCCCCGAGACTATAGGGGATATGTTGAAATTGTACTACTTGAATTTGAGTAGTAACAATTTCAGCCTTGGAATTCCACGTCAGATAGGCAAGTTAGTTCAAGTGAATGAATTAGATCTGAGTCATAACGTGCTTTCAGGGGAGATTCCAACACAAATTCAATCTTTGCAGAGCTTGTCAACGTTGAACCTCTCTTACAATAACCTCTCCGGCAACATCACCTTTTTCAATGAGCTCCGAGGCTTAGTCCAAGTTGACATAGGGCATAATGAATTGGAGGGTCCAGTTCCTGATGTCCCAGCGTTTCAAAATGCTTCAATACAAGCATTAGAAGGAAACAAGGGTTTGTGTGGCGATGTTAGTGGGTTGAAACCTTGCAAGCTTTCTAAAAACGGCCACCACAAGTTACTCTACGCAACCATGTTTCCTCTGTTAGGAGCTGCTATCCTTTCAATTGCTATTCTGGCTTTGTTTTTTGGCTTCAAAAAACAAGGAAAAGATGCAGATGAAGAAAGTGAAAACACCATGATTAATGAGAACCTCTTTGCAATAGCATCCTTCGATGGAAAAATGTTGTATGCTGAGATCATAAGTGCAACAAACAACTTTGATTCTCAGTGTTGCATTGGGGAAGGAGGATATGGAAATGTATACAGGGCAGAGCTGTCATCAGGCGATATTATAGCTGTGAAGAAAGTCCATCCACAGCGTGCTGATGAAGTAAGAGCTGCAAAAGAGTTTCAAAATGAAGTAATGGCGTTCATAGATATACGGCATCGAAATATCGTGAAGTTCTATGGGTTTTACTGGTCTGCTGAACAATCATTCTTGGTTTACAAATACCTTGAAAAGGGTAGTTTGGCTACAAATCTAAGCAATGAAGAAGCAGGAAAAGAATTGGATTGGGATAAAAGGGTGAATATTATAAAAGGGGTTGCTCATGGCCTGTCTTACTTGCACCATGGTTGCTCACCGCCAATTGTTCATCGAGACCTTACAAGCAACAATGTTTTGCTCAACTTGGAATATGAAGCTCACATTTCGGATTTTGGCTTGGCTAAACTTCTCAATCCAGACTCATTTAATTGGACCAATCTTGCTGGAACATATGGATATATCGCACCAGGTGATGTAGTTTATAGAAATCTTTTGTTGCACGAAAGGTAGATCATCATCCAGAAATTgactatttctttgttttttcttttcctttgcaGAGCTTGCCCACACAATGAAGGTTACAGAGAAATGTGATGTTTATAGTTTTGGAGTGTTGATCATGGAAATTATCATGGGAACACATCCTGGTGATTTGATCTCCACACTACCATCTTCATCTCTTGAAAAGCAGCTTTTGGTGAAAGATGTTTTGGATCAAAGGCCTTTACCTCCATCACCAGACGTTCAGGACCAACTAATGTCTGTGATGAAGATAGCTTTTATGTGCTTGACTCACAATCCACATTCTAGACCAACTATGTACGCTGTTTCTCTGCTGCTAGCCAACTGAATCATTTCCTCCCAAGAGTCTTACATTGAATTGAAGACCACCATGTATTCTGTTTCTCAGCTGTCACGCCGAAGTCTGAATGTTAATTGTTATGTCATTCCTTGTATCCAAGAAGATTAGTAAGAATAATTTTCCTAGGTTTTCATGTATCATATTCATGTTAAGGACCGGCAAGTGTTGGGTGTAATGATAAGGCACATTGCATTCCCAAGGTTGCATTACCAAGGGTAGACTTAGGTTCAAACTTTGGAGATGACTCGTCCAAATAAATGAAAAGGCTTAGAAAATTTGAGCTCGAAGCATTTGCATGAGTATGTAATACTATTCCATCTAACTTATTTAATGTTTCCAAACTCTCCTTCCATGATTTGGCCCACAATGGTTCTTATGGAAATATTCTATCTGAACAATGCTTGTTGTCAACTCTGGACCACCTAGCAATGGATCATAACAACGTAAGTGGAACCATTCCACAAGAGATAGGGAAGTTAAGGTCACTTTCTCAGCTCTTTTTACAGGAAAATAAACTCTCCGGTAATATCCCTTCTATGGGGAATTTGAGCAACTTGGTTAATCTCTATCTCGGTGTCAATGAACTCCCCAGCTCCATCACGGAAGAACTTGGGATGTTAAGATCTCTTGGCTTGTTTGGTTTATCAAGGAACCATCTTAATGGTAGCATCCCTAGGAAACTTGACGGTTTAGCATTTCTTTACCTTTCGAGCAACAAACTCTCTGGCTCCATACCCGCAGAACTCAGAATGCTTAGGTCTCTCTATCAGCTTCAGCTGTGGAATATTAGTCTCACTGGTCAAATCCTGATTCCATAGGAAACCCCACTTCAAAAGTTTTGGATAAGCTGAGAAATAACTAACTGGAAATTTACCAGAAAATATATGCTTTGGTGGATTGCTTGGGAAACTTACTGTAGAAACCAACCATTTCATAGCCCTCATACCAAAGAGTTTGGAAATTGCATCAGCTCAACAAGACTTAAGCTTGAAGAGAATCAACTTAGTGGAATCATAGCTGAAGGTTTTGACACATATCTGAACTTGAAGTACATTGATTTTAAGTTATAACCAGTTGTCTGGGGAGCTATATGATAATGGGAACAATACCTCCAATTTGACAAGCTTGAAATTTGCCAATAATAACATCTCAGGAGAATGCCAACTAACCTTGGGGGAGCACATCAGCGACAAATACTTGACCTATCTATAAATCATTTTACAGGGGAGGTTCCAACGGAACTTGGAAGGTTGACATCACTGAACATCCTTTGCTTGATGATAACATGTTATCAGGTGACTTTTCCCTAGTGATTCTGATACTATCTGGTATGCAAAGCCTTAGTCTTGCAGCAAACGAAATGTACTACTCAATTCCCAGTCAACTAGGACGGTGCTTGAAATTAAGTATGAACAAGTTTAATGAAGACACCCCCCCCCTTCTGAGATTGGCAAATTACAATTGCTACAAACTCTGGATCTCAGTCTTAACATTTTGATAGGGCAGCTACCATCTCAGCTTGCCCAGCTTCAATGCTTGGGAGACATTAAACATTTCCCACAACAGATTTTTTTGGCTCTATTGTATCTACTTTGACAACATGTTTTGTTTGACGTCTGTTGAGATATCCTATAATCAGTTTGAAGGTTAATTTCCTAATTCTAAAGCCTTTATTGAGGCTTTATTTAGAACGTTGAGAAATAACAAAGATTTGTGTGGGAATTCTACTGGTTTTCAGCCTTTCCCATCCACGAGCCAAAATGGACGACTGACAAAGAGTAACCAAATCCTATTGATCTTGGTCCTTCTTTTTGGCAGTGAAGCTCTTTTATTgtcattgtttttatttcatcAATTATTTGAAAAGAATTAGGGAGAAGGAAAACGAATCAAGAGGATCACATACTGGGGATCTCTTCATAATATGGTGCTACGATGGAAAAAAATCGAGCATTCAGACATCATTAAAGCAACTAAAGGAATCGACTCAAAACATTGTGTCAGAGTACGAGGATTTGGAAGTGTATACAAAGTTGAGCTTCCAACTGATAAGTTCTTGCTATTAATTAACTCCACACACCACCAGAAGATGGAATGACCACTCTAAAAGCCTTTTACAAGCGAGATCAATGAACGACATCGCAACATTAAGAATCTTTATGGTTTTTGTTTGCACATGCAATACTGCTATTTGGCCAATGAGTTGTTCAAAGGCGGGCGCTTGGAGAAGTTTCTAAACAGTGAGGAAAACCGGAAAAGCAATGAAGCTTGGGTGGATCAAAAGGATAAATGTCATAAAAGTTGTGTTGTATGCCTTATCCTATATGCATCATGATTTTTCCCCTCCTATAGTCCACCCTGACATATCAAGCAAAAACATTCTATTGGACTCGGATAACGAGGTTCATATCTCTGGACTTTGGCACTGCCAAGCTTCTAAAACTCATCTCACCTCCATCAAATCAAATAGTGGGGTATATGGTGTTCCTAAAGAAGACAATTTTCTAACGAGGACATTATGGGAGGTTCTTGGTCTTGAAGCTCAACTTCCTGAATCAAGCAAAAACATTCTACTGGACTTCCAAGCAACGACATTTTTTATACAATAGACATAATCTAAAGGTAAAAAGGGTGGATGTAAAATTATAAAGGATGGTGTTTTTGAAATTAACTGCATGTAGGGTGAATAATTAGACTTTAGAGCTGCACCAATGCTGAAAACAATAATGATTAAAGAAGACAAAAGGCTCCGCTTTTTTCTTAAAGATCACAGTTTTTTCCCCCTGAATTATCATTATAAAATAACAATCATTCTTTTTGAAGAAATGGAAACAGCGTGATTACCGACCACGTCATCTTAACCTTACCCCCTAAAATATCTATCCCCAACATTGTCATTTTCCATCCACGTGGGCCGTAATTATTGGTCAACTTTTGGCAGTGACAGATAGATAGACAGGTAGCAGTTTCGTCGAGAACATTCACGTGGCAAAATTGGGAATTTACTTGGACGCGGCATTCCGGACCGGACAGACACGTCTACTTAAGTTTAAgctccgctgtccaaaattgctATCACACTCTCGTTTCTATACagattcaaaaagaaataaaggTAGAAGAAGCAATGGCCACTCTTACAGTGCCCACGACAGTTCCTTCAGTGTCTGAAGATTGTGAACAACTAAGAAAAGCCTTTTCAGGTCTCTCCTCTTTCAGTTTCTTTCCTTTCCCATTTCTTTTGTATGTTAATCTAACTATGTTTAATTTGATCGTCTGCATACAATATTGATCGGATCAAACTTCTTTACACTAGGATCTATAATGAACGACCTTTTTTCTGATTTTATTTCGTAATTGAAAATGGTCTTCATTTTTACACCAATAGAGTTCCTTTTTTCCCGTGCTGGTGGGTGGATCTTGCGATGATCTACCACGATCTGTCAAGATTGTGTGGAAGAACTGAAAAAGATGATCATCAAATGATAACGCCTTTTATTAGTTAAGCAAGTTCCTTGATTTATGACGCCTGATTAGTGTTTTTTATTTATACTGCGGCTTATAGTGGTATGCTTTTTCTTGACTTTTTTTTATCAGTTTTGATGATCTGATGATGGTATGGTTTTGTTCTGGTATTAAGAGACTTCAAGTCTTTTGATGTGTAAACATAGTATAATAGCATGTCTTACAAACAACTTTAAACTGACCGAATTTTTGTCTTAAATTATTATGTTGTCGTTCTATGAGGCAGTTTCTCCACACATTGATATAAAGCTTGGATTGATGTTTCATTGCAGGATGGGGAACTAATGAGGGCTTAATCATAGATATATTGGGTCACAGAAATGCGGAGCAACGAAACTTGATTCGAAAAACCTACGCTGAAACCTATGGAGAGGATCTCCTCAAGGCACTAGACAAGGAACTCTCGAATGACTTTGAGGTCAGTTTGCAAAATCAATTGCTTTGTTCACTGCTAGAGACTATTCTACATATGTTTATTTTATTGCCTGGAATGCTGACTAACGGTGGTCGCTTTCCGGAGTTCTTATCAGAGGCTGGTTCTGCTTTGGGCTCTTGATCCTGCTGAACGTGATGCCCTTTTGGCTAATGAAGCCACCAAAAGGTGGACTTCAAGCAATCAAGTCCTTATGGAAATAGCCTGCACAAGGTCTGCCAACCAACTGCTTCACGCAAGGCAGGCTTATCATGCTCGTTATAAGAAGTCGCTTGAAGAGGACGTTGCTCATCACACGACTGGGGACTTCCATAAGGTATATTAGATGGATGCTTATCTGTAAAAACTAAACTAGGTCTTGTATATTATGTTAGCGAGTCaataaagtttttattatttgttttctgTTCTGAATAGCCCTgcttatttatgtgtttttgttcCTTTCAGCTCCTCCTACCTCTAGTGAGTTCATACAGATATGAGGGAGAGGAGGTGAACATGACTCTGGCAAAAACAGAGGCGAAGTTGCTTCATGAGAAAATTTCAAACAAAGCTTACAGTGATGACGATGTCATAAGGGTTTTGGCTACAAGAAGCAAGGCACAGATCAATGCAACTCtgaatcactacaaaaatgaataTGGAAATGACATAAACAAGGTAAACAAAGTTTGATTTTGGCTGTTTTGTATTTGGGTATTTCAAGGCATCTTTACTTTTATACTAGAAGCCAATTACTTATCAAAGTTTTCCTTGGTCTTCGATTCCTATCTGCAGGACTTGAAGGCTGACCCTAAGGATGAGTTCCTTGCACTACTAAGGTCCACAGTGAAGTGCTTGGTCTATCCGGAAAAGTATTTTGAGAAGGTTCTTCGCCTAGCAATCAATAGACGAGGAACGGATGAAGGAGCTCTTACAAGAGTTGTTTGCACTAGGGCTGAGGTGGATCTAAAGATCATAGCAGATGAGTATCAGCGAAGGAACAGTGTCCCACTGACTCGTGCCATTGTCAAGGACACTCATGGAGACTATGAAAAATTGCTGCTGGTACTTGCAGGACATGTGGAGAATTGAATCTGATATCATGAGACAATTTCCTGGTGAATAAATGTTTATGACCAAACTATAATGGTCTAGTGTGGTTATTGATGTTTTCCTGTTTTTCTATGTAGTATTGCGAGTTATATGCTATCCAAGAATTCGAAGTCTATTTAAAACCATATACAGGAggcttttttttatcttttcttttgtaTGGCTACTGATTCTATCATGCATCAAGCAGAAGCCgctaactttttaaaaaaaaaacccaggaTCATGCAATAATGCTATTCAAGAATCTCCATATTCAAGAAGAAAATATGCAAAACCCAAGGAGAAATTTAGAAATCTGATTTGCAATATTCCTAAGCAGACCGGAAAGTCAAATCTTAAACGTGACAAAATATTAGACATACCAAGTTTGGTTAAAAAAGACAACAAAATAATACAAGTTGAAACTACATAATGAACAAACTAGAAGCAAAATTTTCTTCTACATCCTTGGATTCTCAAAGGTAATCCGCTGATGCTGAAAAGCCTTCCACCACGACAGCAGGCACGAGAATTTCATGTACATTATATTATCTAGTAACCCAAGGACACGACTACTTTGTAGTGAATAGCTAGCAAATTTGGAAGCACGACAACAGCGGCAAAGTGACTCCATCACTTTTTCAGGAGGTTCCTTTGGAATATTCTCTTGCAATATGGGCTGGTACGCAAGATCATGTGGGGACGGACAGCTCCAACTAAAGAAGCATGAAGGGAACCCTGCTTTGAGACAAAATGTTTAGAGATGAAAATCATGCTTCTTCAGACAAAAGTTAACTTATACAAGAGACAAAAAGAGATACTAGGAGAgatttcattcaaattttgatcaaaatatTATCCAAGTACCCATACCTTAGTTACTGCTAAGGCAGATTGAATGACATAGTTGGCAAATGGATCTTGCAATAATTGTTCAAAGTGTACAATAGAGATCAACTCATGGATGATTTGCGACCGACTTTCTGCAAAATGCTTGAGGCATTTTTCGACCACATGACTGCTAAATTTCTGCATTGAGAGGTGAACATAGTGCCCCTTGAACTGAGAAAGTAAGTTGTCAACAGCAGAGCGAACCTTTAGCTCTATAATGTACTGAACAACATAGTTTCTGTTTCAGATACAAATGAATATTACAATCAgagagataaataaattaaagaacaACTTTGGAGAATTTTACTATAGACTTGATAGATCAGATTTGTTTCACAGGATGCATTTGCTTCTAAAGTGGCCAAATTCttgttttaaaggttttttttcccATTTAGGTAACCTAATATGTACATCACAGAAAATAAGACAAATAAAGATAGGAAGAACTAATAATTGATAATGCAAAATCTGCTAGATATAGGAGCTTAACTTGTCATAT
The sequence above is drawn from the Gossypium hirsutum isolate 1008001.06 chromosome A05, Gossypium_hirsutum_v2.1, whole genome shotgun sequence genome and encodes:
- the LOC107957746 gene encoding MDIS1-interacting receptor like kinase 2-like, giving the protein MMNRIALLASLLLRVVTLHACLSHAHSNSTAEALALLDWKASLLSLTNRSVLPSWTVSSRNAEASPCSWFGVHCKGDSVYRINLTSYGVKGTFHAFPFSSLPNLKELDLCINGLFGTIPPQINQLSNLTYLDLSYNQLYGIIPPQIGQLIHLRTLHLIQNLLNSSIPEEIGQLKSLEELSLQNNYLNGSIPSSLGNLANLTYLYMLNNSLSGNIPSEIGNLSSLQELYIDINQLTGSIPSTFRNLKHLRLLNLSTNSLSGSIPSEFGHMESLNELALFKNNLSGFIPPSLGNLTDLTILQLYENKLFGPIPEELGNLKLLVFLEMSQNQLNGSIPSSFANLSNLESLFLRDNQLSGPIPQEIGNFMKMWMLELDGNQFTGQLPQNICRGGTLEYFIANDNHFRGPIPKDLKNCSSLKRVRLERNRLTGNISEDFGVYPSLKFISLSDNDFYGEISPQWASCNNLSSLQIARNNITGRIPPELGNSAQLQALDLSSNHLVGEIPKELTKLTSLTRLILSGNQLSGGIPVEVGSFSQLEYLDLSANRLSQSIPETIGDMLKLYYLNLSSNNFSLGIPRQIGKLVQVNELDLSHNVLSGEIPTQIQSLQSLSTLNLSYNNLSGNITFFNELRGLVQVDIGHNELEGPVPDVPAFQNASIQALEGNKGLCGDVSGLKPCKLSKNGHHKLLYATMFPLLGAAILSIAILALFFGFKKQGKDADEESENTMINENLFAIASFDGKMLYAEIISATNNFDSQCCIGEGGYGNVYRAELSSGDIIAVKKVHPQRADEVRAAKEFQNEVMAFIDIRHRNIVKFYGFYWSAEQSFLVYKYLEKGSLATNLSNEEAGKELDWDKRVNIIKGVAHGLSYLHHGCSPPIVHRDLTSNNVLLNLEYEAHISDFGLAKLLNPDSFNWTNLAGTYGYIAPELAHTMKVTEKCDVYSFGVLIMEIIMGTHPGDLISTLPSSSLEKQLLVKDVLDQRPLPPSPDVQDQLMSVMKIAFMCLTHNPHSRPTMYAVSLLLAN
- the LOC107905123 gene encoding annexin Gh1 (The RefSeq protein has 2 substitutions compared to this genomic sequence), whose amino-acid sequence is MATLTVPTTVPSVSEDCEQLRKAFSGWGTNEGLIIDILGHRNAEQRNLIRKTYAETYGEDLLKALDKELSNDFERLVLLWALDPAERDALLANEATKRWTSRNQVLMEIACTRSANQLLHARQAYHARYKKSLEEDVAHHTTGDFRKLLLPLVSSYRYEGEEVNMTLAKTEAKLLHEKISNKAYSDDDVIRVLATRSKAQINATLNHYKNEYGNDINKDLKADPKDEFLALLRSTVKCLVYPEKYFEKVLRLAINRRGTDEGALTRVVCTRAEVDLKIIADEYQRRNSVPLTRAIVKDTHGDYEKLLLVLAGHVEN